Proteins encoded together in one Pseudomonas sp. Seg1 window:
- a CDS encoding phosphatidylserine/phosphatidylglycerophosphate/cardiolipin synthase family protein, whose product MRGAIFPWRDGNRFELLIDGPQFFPRMLVEIARAEEQVELELYLVEAGACAEAVVQALVQAAERGVRVRCLFDDYGSLAFTLNLRQRLIHAGVELRFYNRLNWRRWVGNFYRDHRKLLLVDQRLAVVGGTGVTDEFWTPDQDTSEWHEVMVEITGPLVLDWQVLFDRQWNANRHRRAWKPSAHVGLPRLPKMPDMGEGMGRVAYADARQHRDILQSLFRALNSGQKRIWMATPYFLPTWKIRRSLRKAAARGVDVRLLLTGPRTDHPSVRYAGHRYYPRLLKAGVQIFEYQPCFLHLKMVLVDDWVSIGSCNFDHWNLRFNLEANLEALDPSLTAAVVASFEKDFGLSQQVSLEEWQKRPLWRRVKQRIWGWVDRLVVNILDRRG is encoded by the coding sequence ATGCGTGGCGCAATCTTCCCGTGGCGTGACGGCAACCGCTTCGAACTGTTGATCGACGGCCCGCAGTTCTTCCCGCGCATGCTGGTGGAGATTGCCCGTGCCGAAGAACAGGTCGAGCTGGAGTTGTATCTGGTCGAGGCCGGAGCCTGCGCCGAGGCCGTGGTGCAAGCGCTGGTGCAAGCCGCCGAACGCGGGGTGCGAGTGCGTTGCCTGTTCGATGATTACGGCAGCCTCGCGTTTACCCTCAACCTGCGTCAGCGTCTGATCCATGCAGGCGTCGAACTGCGCTTCTACAATCGGCTGAACTGGCGGCGCTGGGTCGGCAACTTCTATCGTGATCACCGCAAATTGCTGCTGGTCGATCAGCGTCTGGCAGTGGTCGGCGGCACGGGTGTCACCGATGAATTCTGGACACCGGATCAAGACACCAGCGAATGGCACGAGGTGATGGTGGAAATCACCGGCCCGCTGGTGCTCGACTGGCAGGTGCTGTTCGACCGTCAGTGGAACGCCAACCGTCATCGACGGGCATGGAAGCCGTCGGCGCATGTCGGTCTGCCACGCTTGCCCAAGATGCCGGACATGGGCGAGGGCATGGGCCGTGTGGCCTACGCCGATGCGCGCCAGCATCGCGACATTTTGCAGTCGCTGTTCCGCGCCTTGAACAGCGGGCAGAAACGCATCTGGATGGCTACGCCGTATTTCCTGCCAACCTGGAAGATTCGCCGCTCCCTGCGCAAGGCTGCCGCGCGTGGTGTCGATGTGCGTTTACTGCTGACCGGGCCGCGCACCGATCACCCGTCGGTGCGTTACGCCGGGCATCGTTACTACCCGCGCCTGCTCAAGGCTGGCGTGCAGATCTTCGAATACCAGCCGTGTTTCCTGCACCTGAAAATGGTCCTGGTGGATGACTGGGTGAGCATCGGCTCGTGCAACTTCGACCACTGGAACCTGCGCTTCAATCTGGAGGCGAATCTTGAGGCACTGGACCCGTCGTTGACGGCAGCGGTGGTCGCGAGTTTCGAGAAGGATTTCGGCTTGAGTCAGCAGGTCAGTCTGGAGGAATGGCAGAAGCGGCCGTTGTGGCGGCGGGTGAAACAGCGGATTTGGGGTTGGGTGGATCGGTTGGTGGTCAACATCCTCGATAGACGCGGGTAA
- a CDS encoding YceI family protein: MFNRSLFTTLSSLLLAAAALPAQANWYLDGESSRLSFVSTKNAHISEVQRFLVLHGKVDPNGRAEVEVELDSINSGIPLRDERMRKELFQIEQFPEAIITTQIDLRPINDLAPGAQLELRLPLTVNLHGKQHEYPAELLATRLDDRRFQVVTLEPLVINAEDFDLVPGLDSLRKLADLSAISLSVPVGAVLIFTAR; the protein is encoded by the coding sequence ATGTTCAACCGCTCCCTCTTCACAACCCTGTCCAGCCTGCTGCTGGCCGCCGCTGCGCTGCCGGCGCAGGCCAATTGGTATCTGGACGGCGAGTCGTCGCGGCTGTCGTTTGTCAGCACGAAAAACGCGCATATTTCCGAAGTGCAGCGCTTTCTGGTGCTGCACGGCAAGGTCGACCCCAACGGCCGCGCCGAGGTTGAAGTCGAACTGGACTCGATCAACAGCGGCATCCCGTTGCGTGACGAACGCATGCGCAAGGAGCTGTTCCAGATTGAGCAATTCCCTGAAGCCATCATCACTACGCAAATCGACCTGCGCCCGATCAACGATCTGGCCCCCGGCGCGCAACTGGAATTGCGTCTGCCGCTGACCGTCAACCTGCACGGCAAGCAACACGAATACCCGGCCGAGCTGTTGGCGACTCGTCTGGATGACCGACGTTTTCAAGTGGTGACGCTGGAACCGCTGGTGATCAACGCCGAGGATTTTGACCTCGTCCCGGGTCTCGACAGCCTGCGCAAACTGGCCGACCTGTCGGCCATCAGTCTGTCGGTGCCGGTGGGTGCGGTGCTGATTTTCACGGCGCGCTGA
- a CDS encoding amidase, which yields MKRFLLVLLVVLLGWGVYERENLWAFPDIISAYTAKEYCSCRYVMNNDAEYCHGYVKQWLPTSQFTDDSTRKTITVSGMGRHNSAQWQSERQGCRLDP from the coding sequence ATGAAGCGCTTCTTGCTGGTGCTGCTTGTCGTGCTGCTCGGCTGGGGCGTCTACGAACGGGAAAATCTGTGGGCCTTTCCGGACATCATCAGCGCCTACACCGCCAAGGAATATTGTTCCTGTCGGTACGTGATGAACAATGACGCCGAGTATTGCCATGGCTACGTAAAACAATGGCTGCCGACCAGCCAATTCACCGATGACAGCACCCGCAAAACCATCACCGTCAGCGGCATGGGCCGCCACAACAGTGCGCAATGGCAAAGCGAGCGTCAGGGCTGTCGCCTCGATCCCTGA